The following coding sequences are from one Anser cygnoides isolate HZ-2024a breed goose chromosome 10, Taihu_goose_T2T_genome, whole genome shotgun sequence window:
- the NR2C2 gene encoding nuclear receptor subfamily 2 group C member 2 isoform X1: MATNMEVLAQQVVEAQQVAEVQTVQASLSESPVMTSPSQRIQIISTDSSVGSPQRIQIVTDQQTGQKIQIVTAVDSSVSPKQQFILASPDGTGTGKVILAAPETSNAKQLIFTTTDNIVPGRIQIVTDTASVERLLGKADVQRPQVVEYCVVCGDKASGRHYGAVSCEGCKGFFKRSVRKNLTYSCRSNQDCIINKHHRNRCQFCRLKKCLEMGMKMESVQSERKPFDVQREKPTNCAASTEKIYIRKDLRSPLIATPTFVADKDGARSAGLLDPGMLVNIQQPLIRDDGTVLLAADSKAETSQGALGTLANVVTSLANLSESLNNGDTSEIQQEEQSASEITRAFDTLAKALNTTDGTAAHNLADGMDPTGGGNIHVISRDQSTPIIEVEGPLLTDTHVTFKLTMPSPMPEYLNVHYICESASRLLFLSMHWARSIPAFQALGQDCNTSLVRACWNELFTLGLAQCAQVMSLSTILAAIVNHLQNSIQEDKLSGDRIKQVMEHIWKLQEFCNSMAKIDIDGYEYAYLKAIVLFSPDHPGLTSSTQIEKFQEKAQMELQDYVQKTYPEDTYRLARILVRLPALRLMSSSITEELFFTGLIGNVPIDSIIPYILKMETAEYNGQITGTSA; this comes from the exons ATTGTGACAGATCAGCAGACAGGTCAAAAAATCCAGATAGTGACAGCAGTGGACTCATCTGTGTCTCCAAAGCAACAGTTTATTTTAGCAAGTCCAGATGGAACTGGTACGGGAAAGGTGATACTGGCAGCACCTGAGACATCTAATGCCAAACAGCTTATCTTTACGACCACAGACAACATTGTGCCAGGCAGAATTCAG ATAGTGACAGACACTGCTTCGGTGGAACGTTTACTGGGAAAAGCTGACGTTCAGCGGCCCCAGGTAGTAGAATATTGCGTGGTCTGTGGTGATAAAGCATCAG GTCGTCACTATGGTGCTGTCAGTTGTGAGGGATGCAAAGGCTTCTTTAAAAGGAGCGTGAGGAAGAATTTGACCTACAGTTGTCGTAGCAACCAGGATTGTATCATCAATAAACACCATCGGAATCGCTGCCAATTTTGTAGGCTTAAGAAATGTCTAGAGATGGGCATGAAAATGGAAT CGGTTCAAAGTGAAAGAAAGCCTTTTGATGTGCAACGTGAAAAACCAACCAACTGTGCAGCTTCCACCGAAAAGATATATATCAGAAAAGACCTACGAAGCCCTTTAATAGCAACTCCAACATTTGTGGCAGATAAAGATGGGGCACG GTCAGCAGGTCTTCTTGATCCAGGAATGCTTGTGAATATTCAGCAGCCTTTGATCAGGGATGATGGTACAGTCCTCCTAGCTGCTGACTCCAAG GCTGAGACAAGCCAGGGTGCTTTAGGAACACTAGCAAATGTTGTAACATCTCTTGCTAACCTCAGTGAGTCACTAAATAATGGAGATACTTCTGAAATTCAACAAGAAGAGCAATCTGCAAGTGAGATTACACG ggCATTTGATACTTTGGCTAAAGCACTTAATACCACAGATGGTACAGCCGCTCATAACTTGGCAGATGGGATGGATCCTACAGGAGGAGGGAATATTCATGTAATCAGTAGAGATCAGTCAACACCAATTATTGAAGTGGAAGGACCCCTACTTACAGATACACATGTCACATTTAAG ctgaCAATGCCCAGTCCAATGCCAGAGTACCTTAATGTACACTACATCTGTGAGTCAGCGTCACGACTACTTTTCCTGTCTATGCACTGGGCTAGATCCATACCTGCATTTCAAGCACTTGG GCAGGATTGTAATACGAGCCTTGTGCGTGCCTGCTGGAATGAGCTGTTTACCTTAGGCCTGGCACAGTGTGCACAGGTGATGAGTCTGTCTACTATCCTAGCAGCTATTGTTAACCATCTCCAGAACAGCATACAGGAAG ATAAGCTTTCTGGAGACAGAATAAAGCAAGTCATGGAACACATCTGGAAACTTCAGGAGTTCTGTAACAGCATGGCCAAGATTGATATTGATGGATATGAATATGCATACCTTAAAGCTATAGTCCTCTTTAGCCCTG aTCACCCTGGTCTGACCAGTTCAACCCAAATAGAAAAATTCCAGGAGAAAGCACAGATGGAATTGCAGGACTATGTCCAAAAAACTTATCCAGAAGATACGTATAG gttaGCCCGGATTCTAGTTCGCCTGCCAGCACTTAGGCTGATGAGCTCTAGCATTACTGAGGAACTATTTTTTACTGGTCTCATTGGAAATGTTCCAATTGACAGTATAATCCCCTACATTCTCAAAATGGAAACAGCAGAATATAATGGTCAAATAACTGGCACATCTGCGTAG
- the NR2C2 gene encoding nuclear receptor subfamily 2 group C member 2 isoform X2 — MTSPSQRIQIISTDSSVGSPQRIQIVTDQQTGQKIQIVTAVDSSVSPKQQFILASPDGTGTGKVILAAPETSNAKQLIFTTTDNIVPGRIQIVTDTASVERLLGKADVQRPQVVEYCVVCGDKASGRHYGAVSCEGCKGFFKRSVRKNLTYSCRSNQDCIINKHHRNRCQFCRLKKCLEMGMKMESVQSERKPFDVQREKPTNCAASTEKIYIRKDLRSPLIATPTFVADKDGARSAGLLDPGMLVNIQQPLIRDDGTVLLAADSKAETSQGALGTLANVVTSLANLSESLNNGDTSEIQQEEQSASEITRAFDTLAKALNTTDGTAAHNLADGMDPTGGGNIHVISRDQSTPIIEVEGPLLTDTHVTFKLTMPSPMPEYLNVHYICESASRLLFLSMHWARSIPAFQALGQDCNTSLVRACWNELFTLGLAQCAQVMSLSTILAAIVNHLQNSIQEDKLSGDRIKQVMEHIWKLQEFCNSMAKIDIDGYEYAYLKAIVLFSPDHPGLTSSTQIEKFQEKAQMELQDYVQKTYPEDTYRLARILVRLPALRLMSSSITEELFFTGLIGNVPIDSIIPYILKMETAEYNGQITGTSA; from the exons ATTGTGACAGATCAGCAGACAGGTCAAAAAATCCAGATAGTGACAGCAGTGGACTCATCTGTGTCTCCAAAGCAACAGTTTATTTTAGCAAGTCCAGATGGAACTGGTACGGGAAAGGTGATACTGGCAGCACCTGAGACATCTAATGCCAAACAGCTTATCTTTACGACCACAGACAACATTGTGCCAGGCAGAATTCAG ATAGTGACAGACACTGCTTCGGTGGAACGTTTACTGGGAAAAGCTGACGTTCAGCGGCCCCAGGTAGTAGAATATTGCGTGGTCTGTGGTGATAAAGCATCAG GTCGTCACTATGGTGCTGTCAGTTGTGAGGGATGCAAAGGCTTCTTTAAAAGGAGCGTGAGGAAGAATTTGACCTACAGTTGTCGTAGCAACCAGGATTGTATCATCAATAAACACCATCGGAATCGCTGCCAATTTTGTAGGCTTAAGAAATGTCTAGAGATGGGCATGAAAATGGAAT CGGTTCAAAGTGAAAGAAAGCCTTTTGATGTGCAACGTGAAAAACCAACCAACTGTGCAGCTTCCACCGAAAAGATATATATCAGAAAAGACCTACGAAGCCCTTTAATAGCAACTCCAACATTTGTGGCAGATAAAGATGGGGCACG GTCAGCAGGTCTTCTTGATCCAGGAATGCTTGTGAATATTCAGCAGCCTTTGATCAGGGATGATGGTACAGTCCTCCTAGCTGCTGACTCCAAG GCTGAGACAAGCCAGGGTGCTTTAGGAACACTAGCAAATGTTGTAACATCTCTTGCTAACCTCAGTGAGTCACTAAATAATGGAGATACTTCTGAAATTCAACAAGAAGAGCAATCTGCAAGTGAGATTACACG ggCATTTGATACTTTGGCTAAAGCACTTAATACCACAGATGGTACAGCCGCTCATAACTTGGCAGATGGGATGGATCCTACAGGAGGAGGGAATATTCATGTAATCAGTAGAGATCAGTCAACACCAATTATTGAAGTGGAAGGACCCCTACTTACAGATACACATGTCACATTTAAG ctgaCAATGCCCAGTCCAATGCCAGAGTACCTTAATGTACACTACATCTGTGAGTCAGCGTCACGACTACTTTTCCTGTCTATGCACTGGGCTAGATCCATACCTGCATTTCAAGCACTTGG GCAGGATTGTAATACGAGCCTTGTGCGTGCCTGCTGGAATGAGCTGTTTACCTTAGGCCTGGCACAGTGTGCACAGGTGATGAGTCTGTCTACTATCCTAGCAGCTATTGTTAACCATCTCCAGAACAGCATACAGGAAG ATAAGCTTTCTGGAGACAGAATAAAGCAAGTCATGGAACACATCTGGAAACTTCAGGAGTTCTGTAACAGCATGGCCAAGATTGATATTGATGGATATGAATATGCATACCTTAAAGCTATAGTCCTCTTTAGCCCTG aTCACCCTGGTCTGACCAGTTCAACCCAAATAGAAAAATTCCAGGAGAAAGCACAGATGGAATTGCAGGACTATGTCCAAAAAACTTATCCAGAAGATACGTATAG gttaGCCCGGATTCTAGTTCGCCTGCCAGCACTTAGGCTGATGAGCTCTAGCATTACTGAGGAACTATTTTTTACTGGTCTCATTGGAAATGTTCCAATTGACAGTATAATCCCCTACATTCTCAAAATGGAAACAGCAGAATATAATGGTCAAATAACTGGCACATCTGCGTAG
- the MRPS25 gene encoding small ribosomal subunit protein mS25 produces MPMKGRFPVRRTLQYLSQGDVIFKSAVKVMTVNYNTAGELSEGARKFVFFNVPQIQYKNPWVQIMLFRNMTPSPFLRFYLDSGEQVLVDVEDKTNKEITEHIKKILGKSKETLEKEERERKKLSHPATFGPKKYHLRECMCEIEGQVPCPAFVPLPKEMRGKYKAALKNEASA; encoded by the exons ATGCCGATGAAGGGCCGCTTCCCCGTGCGGCGGACGCTGCAGTACCTCAGCCAGGGCGACGTCATCTTCAAGAGCGCGGTGAAGGTGATGACGGTGAACTACAACACGGCGGGGGAGCTGAGCGAGGGCGCCAG AAAGTTTGTGTTCTTCAACGTCCCCCAGATCCAGTACAAGAACCCCTGGGTGCAGATCATGCTCTTCAGGAACATGACCCCCTCGCCCTTCCTCCGCTTCTACTTGG acagCGGAGAACAAGTTTTGGTTGACGTGGAAGATAAAACCAACAAGGAGATAACtgagcacattaaaaaaatcttgggGAAAAGCAA AGAAACActtgaaaaagaggaaagagaaagaaaaaaactatcaCATCCTGCAACTTTTGGGCCCAAGAAGTATCATCTGCGAGAGTGCATGTGTGAAATTGAAGGCCAAgttccctgccctgcctttgTGCCACTACCCAAAGAGATGAGGGGAAAATATAaagctgctttgaaaaatgaagcatCAGCCTGA